One genomic region from Thermoplasma sp. Kam2015 encodes:
- a CDS encoding DUF6293 family protein: MGRTEHKDSAMTLQIVAYSDGKSYDGIRAGIRQLPVDKIVILHEETRYLSAGSDQIPFSVFTKQLSDTLGIDVEETKIKSQDLNDVFTAVRNVIRNNEGAFANVHMNVSAASKLLACTPISAGFIWNPDVLYI; this comes from the coding sequence ATGGGGAGGACGGAACATAAAGATTCGGCCATGACCCTTCAGATAGTCGCCTATTCTGATGGTAAATCCTATGACGGCATTAGAGCTGGCATAAGGCAATTGCCGGTGGATAAGATCGTTATACTGCATGAAGAGACTCGTTATTTATCCGCAGGATCAGATCAAATACCTTTTAGCGTATTCACAAAGCAATTATCTGATACGCTAGGGATAGACGTAGAGGAGACGAAGATCAAATCCCAGGACCTGAATGATGTATTTACTGCGGTAAGGAATGTCATAAGGAACAACGAAGGCGCCTTCGCCAATGTCCACATGAACGTTTCAGCCGCTTCGAAACTACTGGCATGCACACCAATATCTGCAGGTTTCATTTGGAATCCAGATGTTTTATATATATGA
- the csx1 gene encoding CRISPR-associated CARF protein Csx1, whose product MEEKKILFSTWGMPAQWKDITYTYDEMSVHACTTLKLLSKKYDRVILFVLDSIADFNGVSNSSQCGTCYSQSFKDFIYSGSYSDVISSIEERTKKMLACLGIEDAEVIVLPAKGKPGGRMQFNGDVKDYLSIALLSSYIRIKEDLRSASQIGLDITHGINFLPTLTFQAVMTLMYAALISGNNEKIWFKVYNSDPATPLVNNVAINVMYEREVSHICVEGKNVERAIRTKGEKFSDLSRHFNMVYSNEVYPLISTLLNPFPLAAAKLSSISKIDVQWMLNGWIESSSIDLGSVFHDIHYDPVAIEQAVIADAFLNRMREFNCGDCCDINLIDKITKEIYKKVSLENYYILEQEISDIRRKASDYQCGPCKPNKRIMVAHGGFQKECVEVQNDHVKYCNWDKIFEFIKTFERPR is encoded by the coding sequence ATGGAAGAAAAGAAGATACTCTTCTCCACTTGGGGCATGCCAGCGCAATGGAAGGACATAACATACACATACGATGAGATGAGCGTTCATGCTTGTACAACGCTAAAGCTCCTTTCAAAGAAATATGATAGAGTCATACTCTTCGTTCTCGACAGTATCGCAGATTTTAATGGAGTATCGAACTCGTCTCAATGTGGGACTTGTTATTCCCAATCCTTCAAAGATTTCATCTACTCAGGCAGCTATAGCGATGTGATCTCTTCGATAGAGGAGCGGACTAAGAAAATGTTGGCCTGCCTTGGCATAGAGGATGCAGAGGTAATAGTGCTTCCTGCCAAGGGCAAGCCCGGCGGCAGGATGCAGTTCAATGGTGATGTCAAAGATTATCTATCGATTGCCCTGCTCTCATCCTATATCCGGATCAAAGAGGATCTCAGAAGCGCTTCGCAGATCGGCCTTGACATAACGCATGGTATAAACTTCTTGCCTACGCTGACCTTTCAGGCGGTGATGACCCTGATGTATGCGGCCCTGATATCTGGGAATAACGAAAAAATATGGTTCAAGGTCTATAATTCAGATCCGGCAACCCCACTTGTAAATAACGTGGCCATAAACGTGATGTATGAGAGGGAGGTCTCCCATATATGCGTAGAAGGAAAGAATGTGGAAAGAGCTATCCGTACTAAAGGCGAGAAGTTCTCTGATTTATCGAGGCATTTCAATATGGTGTACTCCAATGAAGTATATCCCCTCATCTCCACCCTCCTCAATCCTTTCCCGCTTGCAGCTGCTAAACTGTCCTCTATATCAAAGATTGATGTTCAATGGATGTTGAATGGGTGGATAGAGAGCTCCAGCATCGATCTCGGATCGGTGTTCCATGATATCCATTACGATCCCGTAGCAATCGAGCAGGCGGTTATCGCAGACGCTTTTTTAAATAGAATGCGCGAATTCAACTGCGGGGATTGCTGCGACATTAATTTGATTGATAAAATTACGAAAGAAATATATAAAAAGGTATCACTCGAAAATTATTACATTCTAGAGCAGGAGATATCAGACATTAGAAGAAAAGCAAGCGATTATCAATGCGGTCCATGCAAACCTAATAAAAGGATAATGGTAGCACACGGTGGCTTTCAGAAAGAATGTGTTGAGGTACAAAATGATCATGTGAAGTATTGTAATTGGGATAAAATATTCGAGTTCATCAAAACGTTCGAACGCCCTCGATGA
- a CDS encoding chloride channel protein yields the protein MWKKFHLSSLPYFEKWFIMGIIIGIISGLGALAFYFAIRLFEYLFLARFVGVSVPRPLGEGGSLVFLYHVRYFYLIPVSIALGGLFSGLIVYTFAPEAEGHGTDAAIRAFHNDQGKIRRRIPLVKTIASAITIGSGGSAGREGPTAQIAAGLGSMIADLLGLSDTDRRIAVAVGIGSGIGTIFKTPIGGTMLGAEILYKRDLETQAIYPSLVANAIGYSIFASVVGFEPIFGYYTGSFDVARIPYYAILGVISGLFAIFYVRFFYFTVSLFKKMRISNYFKPVIGGAVTGLIALVFPEVMSTGYGWVDLLMFQKFQYFPTFGIPIILLLIALPFIKVFATSFTVGSGGSGGVYAPGIFIGASLGAVTGIAFHYATPTLVPIITPFVIVGMISFFGAAGKVPLSVILMIVEMTGSLQLLPAAMIAVFISYLVSGKYTIYHNQVEDRRSSPAHFGEFNTPVLLDIKLDEVTCGDISITDDTDVEEAKRIMDENSISAVPVVVYKRLIGAVYLFDIAEITSGTVKDYIRRGITYLRSSNNAEEAWEVMMRNKTTWCPIVDNGEFKGIVTLKSILDAYQKKVMAAKDTSVSFE from the coding sequence ATGTGGAAAAAATTCCACCTCTCCTCCCTCCCCTATTTTGAAAAATGGTTTATCATGGGCATAATCATAGGGATAATATCCGGCCTGGGTGCACTTGCTTTCTACTTTGCCATACGTTTGTTCGAATATCTATTCCTGGCGAGGTTCGTTGGCGTATCGGTACCAAGGCCGCTTGGAGAGGGCGGTTCCCTTGTCTTCCTCTATCACGTCCGCTACTTCTACCTTATACCGGTCTCAATTGCCCTTGGCGGGCTCTTCTCCGGCTTGATCGTCTACACATTCGCACCTGAGGCGGAGGGGCACGGTACAGATGCTGCGATAAGGGCCTTCCACAACGATCAGGGTAAGATAAGGCGCAGGATACCGCTAGTGAAGACGATCGCCTCGGCCATAACGATCGGTTCAGGCGGAAGCGCAGGCAGGGAGGGCCCAACGGCGCAGATCGCTGCTGGCCTCGGATCCATGATCGCGGATCTCTTAGGCCTGAGCGATACGGACAGGCGAATTGCGGTGGCCGTGGGCATCGGTTCCGGCATAGGGACGATATTCAAGACGCCCATAGGGGGGACGATGCTCGGCGCCGAGATACTTTACAAGAGGGATCTTGAGACGCAGGCCATATACCCATCGCTGGTCGCGAATGCCATAGGCTATTCCATCTTCGCATCTGTCGTCGGCTTTGAACCCATCTTCGGATACTACACCGGATCCTTTGACGTGGCAAGAATACCATATTACGCCATATTGGGCGTGATATCTGGACTATTCGCCATATTCTATGTCCGCTTCTTCTACTTCACTGTTTCTCTTTTCAAGAAAATGCGCATAAGCAACTACTTCAAGCCAGTCATAGGAGGAGCAGTCACAGGACTCATAGCGCTCGTATTTCCAGAGGTCATGTCCACTGGATACGGCTGGGTGGATCTGCTCATGTTCCAGAAGTTCCAGTATTTTCCCACTTTCGGCATTCCGATCATACTGCTGCTAATAGCCCTGCCCTTCATCAAGGTGTTCGCCACATCCTTCACCGTGGGCTCTGGCGGAAGCGGAGGTGTCTATGCCCCGGGCATATTCATAGGCGCCTCGCTCGGCGCAGTCACAGGGATCGCCTTCCACTATGCGACCCCAACGCTTGTGCCCATAATAACGCCCTTCGTCATCGTTGGCATGATATCATTCTTCGGAGCAGCTGGCAAAGTACCGCTTTCCGTTATACTGATGATCGTGGAGATGACGGGCAGCCTCCAGCTCCTCCCCGCAGCCATGATCGCCGTCTTCATATCCTACCTGGTCTCAGGAAAATACACGATATACCACAACCAGGTGGAGGATAGGAGGAGCTCCCCAGCGCATTTTGGAGAGTTCAACACACCAGTGCTTCTTGACATCAAGCTTGACGAGGTTACGTGCGGCGACATAAGCATAACGGACGATACAGACGTCGAAGAGGCGAAGAGAATAATGGATGAAAATAGCATATCAGCTGTTCCAGTCGTAGTCTATAAACGCCTCATCGGCGCGGTGTACCTCTTCGACATAGCGGAGATAACCAGCGGCACCGTTAAGGATTACATAAGGAGGGGCATAACGTACCTCAGGTCGTCCAACAACGCCGAGGAGGCGTGGGAGGTCATGATGAGGAATAAGACGACCTGGTGCCCAATAGTGGACAACGGCGAGTTTAAAGGCATCGTCACGCTCAAGTCCATACTTGACGCCTACCAGAAGAAGGTCATGGCAGCCAAGGATACGTCCGTATCCTTTGAGTGA